From Deltaproteobacteria bacterium, the proteins below share one genomic window:
- a CDS encoding sugar transferase yields MKPYQAVIKSAFDRVGALVGLITLSPLFLLIALAIKLETQGAALFRQTRMGKDGESFTFYKFRTMYVNAPDIRNSDGSTFNAENDPRVTRVGHLLRKTSLDELPQLFNILTGEMSFIGPRPDMPDQIRFYNERRRKRLLVKPGITGLAAISGRNSNPWEQRRELDVQYVENYSLGLDLKILLRTIPVVLFGRGVYMSPETIQRPSESRGFDS; encoded by the coding sequence ATGAAGCCGTACCAGGCAGTCATCAAGTCGGCTTTTGATCGTGTCGGAGCATTGGTTGGCTTGATTACTCTCTCTCCGTTGTTCCTGTTGATTGCCTTGGCTATCAAGCTTGAAACCCAGGGGGCTGCTCTCTTCCGTCAGACCCGCATGGGGAAAGATGGCGAATCCTTTACCTTCTACAAGTTCCGCACCATGTATGTGAATGCGCCTGACATCCGTAACTCGGATGGTTCCACTTTCAACGCTGAGAATGATCCTCGGGTCACTCGGGTGGGTCACTTGCTGCGCAAGACCAGTCTGGACGAACTGCCGCAACTCTTCAATATACTCACCGGAGAGATGAGCTTCATCGGTCCCCGGCCCGACATGCCGGACCAGATACGTTTCTACAACGAACGCCGCAGGAAACGGCTGCTCGTCAAGCCGGGAATAACCGGCTTAGCTGCTATTTCTGGTCGTAATAGCAACCCTTGGGAACAGCGTCGTGAACTCGATGTCCAGTACGTGGAGAATTATTCGCTCGGACTGGACCTCAAAATTTTGTTGCGTACTATTCCAGTGGTCCTCTTCGGCAGAGGAGTATACATGTCGCCTGAGACGATTCAACGCCCTTCGGAGTCTCGCGGGTTCGACTCCTGA